A genomic segment from Amphiprion ocellaris isolate individual 3 ecotype Okinawa chromosome 17, ASM2253959v1, whole genome shotgun sequence encodes:
- the snrpd3l gene encoding small nuclear ribonucleoprotein D3 polypeptide, like, with translation MSIGVPIKVLHEAEGHIVTCETNTGEVYRGKLIEAEDNMNCQMSNITVTYRDGRVAQLEQVYIRGSKIRFLILPDMLKNAPMLKSMKNKNQGSGAGRGKAAILKAQVAARGRGRGGMGRGNIFQKRR, from the exons atgtccatcgGTGTACCAATCAAGGTCCTGCATGAAGCAGAGGGACACATTGTGACCTGCGAGACTAACACTGGAGAGGTGTACAGGGGCAAGCTGATCGAAGCAGAGGACAACATGAACTGCCAG ATGTCCAATATCACAGTGACTTACCGCGACGGCCGCGTGGCGCAGTTGGAGCAAGTCTACATCCGTGGCAGCAAGATCCGCTTTCTGATCTTACCTGATATGTTAAAGAATGCTCCTATGTTAAAGAGTATGAAGAACAAGAACCAGGGATCAGGAGCTGGAAGAGGAAAGGCAGCTATTCTTAAAGCACAAG TGGCTGCAAGAGGACGAGGCCGTGGTGGAATGGGAAGAGGAAACATCTTCCAGAAAAGGCGATAA